A genome region from Perca fluviatilis chromosome 20, GENO_Pfluv_1.0, whole genome shotgun sequence includes the following:
- the fuca2 gene encoding plasma alpha-L-fucosidase — MGGLTVSFLLSMLLISTCRAKYEPNWKSIDSRPLPEWYDQAKFGIFIHWGVFSVPSFGSEWFWWYWQKQKLKPYVDFMQRNYPPDFKYQDFASQFTAEFFDAKEWTDIFVSSGAKYIVLTTKHHEGFTLWGSKNSWNWNAVDVGPKRDLVDEVASALRANSDLRLGLYHSLFEWFNPLFEQDAANVFTTQYFPTSKTLPELYELIVKYKPEVLWSDGDGDAPDKYWNSTGFLAWLYNDSPVRDTVVTNDRWGSGSICTHGGYYTCADRYQPGHLLKHKWENCMTIDTKSWGYRRNAPLRDYLTIEQLVATLVETVSCGGNLLMNIGPTHDGRIAPIFEERLRQVGQWLKVNGESIYNTTAWRAQNDTVTPNVWYTFRPKEKSIFAILLDWPNNGSVILNEPVATQGQTQVVLLGHGSVQWEPVKPSGLRVLLPQLSFSQMPCQWAWTLRLAGAT; from the exons ATGGGAGGTTTAActgtttctttccttttatcGATGCTGTTGATCAGCACCTGCAGAGCAAAATACGAACCTAACTGGAAATCCATCGACTCCAGACCGCTGCCAGAGTGGTACGATCAGGCCAAGTTTGGCATCTTCATACACTGGGGGGTTTTCTCTGTTCCGAGCTTCGGCAGTGAGTGGTTCTG GTGGTACTGGCAGAAGCAAAAACTAAAGCCGTATGTTGACTTCATGCAGAGGAATTATCCTCCAGACTTCAAGTATCAAGACTTTGCATCGCAGTTCACTGCTGAGTTCTTTGATGCCAAAGAGTGGACGGACATTTTTGTCTCATCAGGGGCAAAGTACATCGTCCTAACCACAAAACACCATGAAG gtTTCACACTATGGGGCTCAAAAAACTCCTGGAACTGGAATGCAGTGGATGTTGGACCAAAGAGAGATCTGGTAGATGAAGTGGCGAGTGCTCTCCGTGCTAACAGTGACCTGCGTTTAGGGCTGTATCACTCTCTCTTTGAGTGGTTTAATCCACTCTTTGAACAGGACGCTGCCAATGTCTTCACTACACAATACTTTCCAACCAGTAAAACTCTGCCCGAGCTTTATGAGCTCATTGTCAAGTACAAACCAGAGGTACTTTGGTCTGATGGAGATGGGGACGCACCTGACAAGTACTGGAATAGCACAGGTTTCTTAGCCTGGCTCTATAATGACAG TCCTGTGCGAGACACAGTGGTGACGAATGATCGCTGGGGCTCTGGCTCCATCTGCACCCACGGTGGATATTACACCTGTGCTGATCGCTACCAGCCAGGGCACCTGCTCAAACACAAGTGGGAAAACTGCATGACCATTGACACAAAGTCCTGGGGTTACAGACGCAACGCTCCTCTCCGGGACTACCTCACCATAGAGCAGCTTGTAGCA ACATTGGTGGAGACTGTGTCCTGTGGGGGAAACCTGCTGATGAACATCGGCCCGACACACGATGGAAGGATCGCTCCCATCTTCGAGGAGCGTCTGAGGCAGGTGGGTCAGTGGCTGAAGGTCAACGGGGAGTCCATCTACAACACAACAGCATGGCGGGCTCAGAACGACACCGTCACTCCCAACGTCTG GTACACTTTCAGACCAAAGGAAAAGAGCATCTTTGCTATTTTACTGGATTGGCCCAATAATGGATCTGTGATTCTGAATGAACCTGTGGCTACACAAGGACAGACTCAG gtgGTGCTTCTTGGTCACGGGTCTGTGCAGTGGGAGCCTGTGAAGCCCAGCGGGCTGCGGGTTCTGCTGCCCCAGCTCTCCTTCAGCCAGATGCCATGCCAGTGGGCCTGGACACTGAGGCTGGCTGGGGCCACTTAG